One Aphelocoma coerulescens isolate FSJ_1873_10779 chromosome 8, UR_Acoe_1.0, whole genome shotgun sequence genomic region harbors:
- the TMEM69 gene encoding transmembrane protein 69 has product MFPLIQRYCFNTPFKLQKLTGPRLLLYGKNKTTWSSFALQLRRDACPLSTSLSLKPASVYTTKLQAFHTSLPVFKKKTPAEPEAESQKSLESLKDSPKPALYLSLGGLIPFVAVPLAMAIQGTYCPELAFAQVAYGAATASFLGGMRWGFALPENSPAKPDWLNLANGTVPPLLACQALLFKDITQGAVMLALALGITLHYDISLLPTYPRWFKVLRVVGTVVMVLSLLATVALKAVLEVEQSDDRKIWQNTN; this is encoded by the exons ATGTTTCCTCTCATACAACGGTACTGCTTCAACACACCTTTCAAG CTGCAGAAATTGACTGGTCCCAGACTGCTCCTCTATGGGAAGAATAAGACAACTTGGTCTTCCTTCGCCCTCCAGCTGCGGAGAGATGCGTGTCCTCTCTCAACATCTCTGAGCCTCAAACCAGCATCGGTTTACACAACCAAGCTCCAGGCTTTTCACACCTCTCTCCCCGTTTTCAAGAAGAAAACCCCTGCAGAACCTGAGGCAGAATCACAAAAAAGCCTGGAATCACTAAAGGATTCTCCCAAGCCAGCCCTTTACTTAAGCCTTGGGGGGCTAATTCCATTTGTGGCCGTGCCCCTGGCCATGGCCATCCAGGGGACCTACTGCCCAGAGCTGGCCTTTGCTCAGGTTGCCTACGGTGCTGCAACAGCATCTTTCCTAGGGGGAATGAGGTGGGGGTTTGCTCTCCCGGAAAACAGCCCAGCCAAGCCAGACTGGCTGAACCTGGCTAATGGCACAGTTCCTCCTCTGCTTGCCTGCCAAGCCTTGCTTTTCAAAGATATCACTCAGGGAGCAGTAATGCTTGCGCTGGCCTTAGGGATAACGCTGCATTATGacatttcccttcttcctacTTACCCCAGGTGGTTTAAAGTACTGAGGGTAGTGGGAACGGTGGTGATGGTATTATCCCTGTTGGCCACTGTAGCACTGAAAGCTGTCCTAGAGGTGGAGCAAAGTGATGACAGAAAGATATGGCAGAACACAAATTAA
- the IPP gene encoding actin-binding protein IPP, which translates to MAASAGTGKGGSGSISSSERHARLLLAQINRLRAGHSFCDVRLEVGPEAFSVHRLVLAASSPYFAALFAGGMKESGRDVVRIAGVEADTFHTLLDFIYTGVVSIAEHNVQELIVAADMLQLTEVVELCCEFLKGQIDPLNCIGLFQFSEQIACHDLMEFTESYIHAHFLEVQSGEEFLALTKEQLVKILRSEDLSIEDEYQVFTAAMQWILKDVGKRKKYVVEVLEPVRFPLLPAQRLLKYIESIPDFSLRVALQTLLKEYCEVSKSPKENKVSSFLQASKGRPRRKARKYLYAVGGYTRLQGGRWSDSRALSCVERFDTFSHYWTTVSSLHQARSGLGVAVVGGMVYAIGGEDNSMIFDCTECYDPVTKQWTTVASMNHPRCALGVCTCYGAIYALGGWIGAEIGNTIERFDPEENSWDVVGSMAKPRYCFGCCEMQGLIYVVGGISSEGVELRSVEVYDPISKRWSELAPMGTRRAYLGVAALNDCIYAVGGWNESQDALASVERYSFEEEKWVEVASMKIPRAGVCVVAVNGLLYASGGRAPSPDFAAPVTSDSVEVYNPHMDSWTEIANMITSRCEGGVAVL; encoded by the exons ATGGCGGCGAGTGCCGGGACGGGCAAGGGCGGCTCTGGCTCCATCTCCAGCTCCGAGCGGCACGCCCGCCTGCTCCTAGCCCAGATCAACCGGCTGCGCGCCGGGCACAGCTTCTGCGACGTGCGGCTGGAGGTGGGCCCGGAGGCGTTCTCCGTGCACCGCCTGGTGCTGGCGGCCAGCAGCCCCTACTTCGCGGCGCTGTTCGCGGGCGGCATGAAGGAGTCCGGGCGGGACGTGGTGCGGATCGCGGGCGTGGAGGCGGACACCTTCCACACGCTGCTCGACTTCATCTACACAG GGGTGGTGAGCATCGCGGAGCACAACGTCCAGGAGCTCATCGTCGCCGCGGACATGCTGCAGCTCACCGAGGTGGTGGAGCTCTGCTGCGAGTTCCTCAAGGGCCAGATcgacccgctgaactgcatcggCCTCTTCCAGTTCTCCGAGCAGATCGCCTGTCACGACCTGATGGAGTTCACCGAGAGCTACATCCACGCGCACTTCCTGGAGGTACAGAGCGGGGAGGAGTTCCTGGCGCTCACCAAGGAGCAGCTCGTGAAGATCCTGCGGAGCGAGGACCTGAGCATCGAGGACGAGTACCAGGTTTTCACAGCAGCGATGCAATGGATTCTGAAGGAtgtggggaaaagaaagaaatatgtcGTAGAAGTACTGGAGCCTGTTCGATTCCCTCTACTACCAGCACAAAGGCTGTTAAAATACATAGAAA GTATTCCAGATTTCAGTCTTCGGGTGGCCCTGCAAACTCTGTTGAAAGAATATTGTGAAGTCTCTAAATCTCCCAAAGAGAACAAGGTCAGCAGTTTTCTGCAGGCTTCTAAAGGTCGTCCCCGGAGGAAAGCCAGGAAGTACCTTTATGCAGTAG GTGGGTACACCCGACTGCAAGGAGGACGCTGGAGTGACAGCAGAGCCCTCAGCTGTGTGGAGCGTTTTGACACCTTCAGCCACTACTGGACCACAGTGTCCTCTCTCCACCAGGCCCGGAGCGGGCTGGGGGTGGCTGTGGTGGGAGGAATGGTCTATGCCATAGGAG GTGAGGACAACTCAATGATTTTTGACTGTACTGAATGTTATGATCCTGTTACTAAGCAATGGACAACTGTGGCTTCCATGAACCATCCCCGTTGTGCACTGGGAGTGTGCACATGCTATGGTGCTATCTATGCTTTGG GAGGCTGGATTGGAGCAGAGATTGGCAACACAATTGAAAGATTTGATCCTGAAGAAAATAGTTGGGATGTGGTGGGAAGCATGGCTAAGCCCCGTTACTGCTTTGGGTGTTGTGAAATGCAAG GTTTGATTTATGTCGTTGGTGGTATCAGCAGTGAAGGAGTAGAGCTGCGTTCTGTTGAAGTCTACGACCCCATCTCTAAACGCTGGTCTGAGCTCGCTCCAATGGGCACCCGAAGAGCCTATCTTGGTGTAGCTGCTCTCAATGATTGTATCTATGCTGTGGGAGGCTGGAATGAATCTCAGGATGCACTTGCTAGTGTAGAAAGATACTCATTCGAAGAG GAAAAGTGGGTTGAAGTTGCATCGATGAAAATCCCAAGAGCTGGTGTCTGTGTTGTGGCTGTGAATGGACTTCTCTATGCCTCGGGAGGCCGGGCTCCCAGTCCTGATTTTGCTGCTCCAGTAACCTCTGACTCTGTTGAAGTTTATAACCCTCACATGGACAGCTGGACTGAAATTGCCAACATGATAACCAGCCGCTGCGAAGGAGGCGTAGCTGTGCTGtaa